One window of Amaranthus tricolor cultivar Red isolate AtriRed21 chromosome 13, ASM2621246v1, whole genome shotgun sequence genomic DNA carries:
- the LOC130798343 gene encoding probable receptor-like protein kinase At5g61350 has product MYSKGEKPFYIFFLLMLLASTILAQAPPTPKYTPKDIIRIACGAEQDVSIPDGRSFKSDPSTVSFLSSDEDVKATIAKLPPPPKSDVSPLRLPPPPPLPLYKSARIFPSAASYKFPISSPGFHLIRLYFFPLDHPSYNLTNSVFRVTTDNFVLLHDFTIPDPTQIFKEYILNITTNTLTLKFSPKKNSYAFINAIEIISVPNDLISDTASTIPSTGNIEGVALHALEMYLRLNIGGPLVSPKNDTLWRTWYPDGKFNAFPQGTANAGIEPSKIDYPSGGATRYIAPPWVYATAAEMGDADTIDANFNLTWKMPVDPSYDYLIRLHFCDVVSTTLNDLYFNVYVNGMMGAPNVDLSSLTSALATAYYRDFVINSTEITNGLITVQVGPTPNSPSSDPNAILNGVELIKMSNSAGSLSGLFDVNGNYMGAATRTKTMRILAVVGLVIGVVALLLVLTMFVRWHKRPQDWERNNSFSSWLLPLTSSHTSFLSSKSSMTSSKKSTFFGSRKSSMFPSTNQGVGKFFGFSELQDATNNFDENAVIGVGGFGKVYMGQLDDGTKVAIKRGNPQSEQGINEFQTEIQMLSQLRHRHLVSLIGYCDEQSEMCLVYEYMSNGVLREHLYGAKLKTPLPWKQRLEICIGAARGLHYLHTGAAHCIIHRDVKTTNILLDENFVAKVSDFGLSKAACLMEQTHVSTAVKGSFGYLDPEYFRRQQLTEKSDVYSFGVVLLEVLTARPAINPALPRDQVNLAEWAMSNYRKGLLEKIVDPNLQGTINSSSLKKYIEAAEKCLAEYGVDRPSMGDVLWNLEYALQLQDTSSRTDAHEDKSSLLIPLETIPIMGVNVGDISNVPTSDDHTEVGASAFSQIANFQGR; this is encoded by the exons ATGTATTCCAAAGGAGAAAAACCCTTTTACATTTTCTTCCTTCTCATGCTCCTTGCATCCACCATTTTAGCACAAGCTCCACCAACACCTAAATACACCCCTAAAGACATAATCCGAATCGCCTGTGGCGCAGAGCAAGACGTCTCAATCCCAGATGGTAGATCATTTAAATCCGACCCATCAACCGTCAGCTTCCTAAGTAGCGACGAGGATGTCAAGGCCACCATTGCAAAACTCCCCCCACCACCAAAATCAGATGTCTCGCCTCTTCGTCTACCACCACCTCCACCATTACCACTCTACAAATCAGCTAGAATCTTCCCTTCAGCAGCATCATACAAATTCCCCATCTCTTCCCCTGGTTTTCACTTGATCAGACTCTACTTTTTCCCCCTTGATCACCCATCATACAATCTCACAAACTCTGTTTTTCGAGTAACAACCGATAATTTTGTACTCCTACATGACTTCACAATCCCCGATCCTACCCAAATCTTTAAGGAATACATCCTTAACATCACTACAAACACCCTTACACTCAAATTCTCTCCCAAGAAAAACTCTTATGCATTCATTAATGCAATCGAAATCATCTCCGTACCTAATGATCTTATCTCCGATACAGCCTCCACAATCCCATCAACAGGCAACATAGAAGGAGTAGCCCTCCATGCCTTAGAAATGTACCTAAGATTGAACATTGGTGGGCCCCTTGTGAGTCCAAAAAATGATACCTTATGGAGGACATGGTACCCTGACGGGAAGTTCAATGCTTTCCCACAAGGAACCGCGAATGCTGGGATCGAACCATCTAAGATAGACTACCCTTCTGGGGGCGCTACAAGGTATATTGCACCTCCATGGGTGTATGCAACAGCAGCTGAAATGGGGGATGCTGATACTATTGATGCTAATTTTAATCTTACTTGGAAAATGCCAGTTGATCCTTCTTATGATTATCTTATTAGGCTTCATTTTTGTGATGTTGTGAGTACTACTTTGAATGATTTGTACTTCAATGTTTATGTTAATGGTATGATGGGTGCTCCAAATGTTGACTTGTCTTCCCTTACTTCAGCTTTAGCTACTGCATATTACAG GGACTTCGTAATCAACTCCACAGAAATCACAAATGGACTAATCACAGTCCAAGTAGGGCCAACCCCAAACAGTCCATCAAGCGATCCAAACGCAATTCTTAATGGGGTGGAATTGATCAAAATGAGCAATTCCGCAGGCAGTCTAAGTGGTCTATTTGATGTAAACGGGAACTACATGGGTGCTGCCACAAGAACTAAAACCATGAGAATCTTAGCAGTGGTTGGACTAGTTATAGGTGTGGTGGCTCTACTATTAGTACTAACCATGTTTGTAAGGTGGCACAAACGACCTCAAGATTGGGAGAGAAACAATAGCTTCTCTTCATGGCTTCTTCCCTTAACATCTTCACACACCAGTTTCCTTTCTAGTAAAAGCTCTATGACTTCCTCTAAGAAGAGCACATTTTTTGGGTCTCGAAAAAGCAGCATGTTTCCCTCTACTAATCAAGGTGTAGGGAAATTTTTCGGGTTTAGTGAATTGCAAGATGCTACCAACAATTTTGATGAGAATGCTGTGATTGGAGTGGGTGGATTCGGTAAGGTGTACATGGGACAATTAGATGATGGCACGAAAGTTGCAATTAAGAGAGGCAATCCGCAATCTGAACAAGGTATAAATGAGTTTCAGACGGAGATTCAGATGTTGTCACAACTTAGACACCGGCATCTTGTGTCTCTTATTGGGTATTGTGATGAGCAATCGGAGATGTGTTTAGTGTATGAATACATGTCTAATGGTGTTCTCCGCGAGCATCTTTATGGGGCGAAGCTTAAGACCCCATTGCCGTGGAAACAAAGGCTTGAGATATGTATTGGTGCAGCTCGCGGGTTGCATTATCTTCACACCGGAGCGGCTCATTGTATTATACATCGAGATGTTAAAACAACAAATATTCTCCTAGACGAGAATTTTGTGGCCAAAGTCAGTGACTTTGGCTTGTCTAAAGCGGCTTGTCTAATGGAGCAAACTCATGTGAGCACAGCCGTAAAGGGTAGTTTTGGATACCTTGATCCAGAGTATTTCCGAAGACAACAGCTTACTGAGAAATCGGATGTGTATTCTTTTGGAGTAGTTCTTCTCGAAGTCTTAACAGCACGACCTGCTATTAACCCAGCATTGCCTAGGGATCAAGTGAATTTGGCGGAGTGGGCTATGTCGAACTACAGAAAGGGACTTCTTGAGAAAATAGTCGATCCCAATTTGCAAGGAACGATAAATTCTAGCTCGTTGAAGAAGTACATTGAAGCAGCCGAGAAATGCTTGGCAGAGTACGGTGTTGATAGGCCTTCGATGGGAGATGTGTTGTGGAATTTAGAGTACGCGTTGCAGCTCCAAGACACGAGCTCTAGGACCGATGCACATGAAGATAAGAGCTCGCTGTTGATCCCGTTAGAAACGATACCAATAATGGGTGTAAATGTAGGAGATATTAGTAATGTTCCTACAAGTGATGATCATACAGAAGTTGGTGCATCTGCCTTCTCACAAATTGCAAACTTTCAAGGGAGGTAA